In Ipomoea triloba cultivar NCNSP0323 chromosome 7, ASM357664v1, a single genomic region encodes these proteins:
- the LOC116025656 gene encoding two-component response regulator ARR11 isoform X1 has translation MESVMAGGIFLPRSETFPAGLRVLVVDDDPTWLKILEKMLKKCSYEVTTCGLATEAISLLRERRNGFDIVISDVNMPDMDGFKLLELVGLEMDLPVIMMSVDGETSRVMKGVQHGACDYLLKPIRMKELRNIWQHVVRKRMQESRDIENHEGDQFDEAWMFNGIELQSGKKRKDFDYKFDERETSDSRSGDPSSVKKPRVVWTVDLHQKFVKAVNHIGFDKVGPKKILDLMGVPWLTRENVASHLQKYRLYLTRLQKENELKASSSGTKHPDLSPKESPSSACLQNLVDVKPSKSTNGKYAFHGEKFCVQEVESRNYKGEVKAAAPLSTTGVSRAQVGENCDSQKSISCSKASWASEVSKTGFKHEFKPQIQTEDNVNHLPSPKLPRNVPLDQAQPLLNLAPHKDINPGEIKSKPGNINTENPGVRTVSPLECAVDLLPAQPSQPQSCLTNFQAFEQIPSTTWSAKTPQILINGLESVEGNLFLGGGSWHKDFNAAALQGEFHSPCVVGPQSLELLDYSNTNLTGEIQPYFYDYEYAIDPVIDHGLFIL, from the exons ATGGAGAGTGTCATGGCCGGCGGGATCTTTCTCCCCAGGAGCGAAACTTTTCCGGCCGGTCTCCGGGTTCTCGTCGTCGACGATGATCCAACCTGGTTGAAGATTCTTGAGAAGATGCTCAAGAAGTGCTCATATGAAG TAACTACATGTGGTCTTGCAACGGAGGCTATTAGCCTGCTCCGAGAAAGAAGAAATGGATTTGACATTGTAATAAGCGATGTTAACATGCCTGATATGGACGGTTTCAAGCTTCTGGAACTCGTTGGACTTGAGATGGACCTTCCAGTTATAA TGATGTCTGTTGATGGAGAAACAAGCAGGGTTATGAAGGGTGTACAGCACGGTGCATGCGATTATCTTTTAAAGCCTATTAGGATGAAGGAGCTAAGAAACATATGGCAGCATGTAGTTAGGAAGAGGATGCAAGAATCACGAGACATAGAAAATCACGAAGGAGACCAATTCGATGAAGCTTGGATGTTTAATGGAATTGAACTACAATcgggaaagaaaagaaaagattttGATTACAAATTTGACGAGAGAGAAACAAGTGATTCTAGAAGTGGCGACCCTTCCTCTGTGAAGAAGCCTAGGGTAGTTTGGACGGTAGATCTCCATCAGAAATTTGTCAAAGCTGTAAATCACATTGGATTCGATA AGGTCGGTCCGAAGAAGATTTTGGACTTAATGGGTGTACCTTGGTTGACTCGAGAAAATGTTGCTAGCCACTTGCAG AAGTATCGCCTATACTTGACGAGGTTGCAGAAAGAGAACGAGCTTAAAGCCTCGTCCAGTGGGACAAAGCACCCGGATCTCTCTCCAAAAGAATCCCCTTCAAGTGCGTGCCTTCAGAATTTAGTTGACGTGAAACCAAGTAAGTCAACAAATGGAAAGTACGCTTTTCATGGGGAAAAATTTTGTGTGCAAGAGGTTGAGTCCAGAAATTACAAGGGCGAGGTTAAGGCTGCTGCTCCGTTGTCAACAACGGGCGTGAGCAGGGCTCAAGTAGGTGAAAATTGTGATTCTCAGAAGAGTATCAGTTGTTCAAAAGCGAGCTGGGCTAGTGAAGTTTCCAAAACCGGTTTCAAACATGAATTCAAGCCGCAGATTCAAACAGAGGACAATGTTAACCATCTACCTTCACCGAAGCTTCCTCGAAATGTCCCTCTCGATCAAGCACAACCTCTCCTCAATCTTGCGCCTCACAAAGACATAAACCCCGGGGAAATAAAGAGTAAGCCTGGCAACATCAATACCGAAAATCCCGGGGTAAGAACAGTGTCTCCGTTAGAATGTGCTGTAGACTTGTTGCCTGCTCAGCCTTCTCAGCCTCAGAGTTGCTTGACAAATTTTCAAGCTTTCGAGCAAATTCCCAGTACTACATGGAGCGCGAAGACTCCCCAGATTCTAATCAACGGTTTAGAATCCGTAGAGGGAAACCTTTTCCTTGGAGGTGGATCATGGCACAAGGATTTTAATGCTGCTGCTCTTCAAGGTGAATTTCATTCCCCATGTGTTGTTGGGCCTCAAAGTTTAGAGCTTTTGGACTACAGCAACACAAACCTCACTGGTGAAATacaaccttacttttatgactATGAGTATGCCATTGATCCTGTGATAGATCATGGTCTGTTTATATTATGA
- the LOC116025656 gene encoding two-component response regulator ORR26 isoform X2, with the protein MPDMDGFKLLELVGLEMDLPVIMMSVDGETSRVMKGVQHGACDYLLKPIRMKELRNIWQHVVRKRMQESRDIENHEGDQFDEAWMFNGIELQSGKKRKDFDYKFDERETSDSRSGDPSSVKKPRVVWTVDLHQKFVKAVNHIGFDKVGPKKILDLMGVPWLTRENVASHLQKYRLYLTRLQKENELKASSSGTKHPDLSPKESPSSACLQNLVDVKPSKSTNGKYAFHGEKFCVQEVESRNYKGEVKAAAPLSTTGVSRAQVGENCDSQKSISCSKASWASEVSKTGFKHEFKPQIQTEDNVNHLPSPKLPRNVPLDQAQPLLNLAPHKDINPGEIKSKPGNINTENPGVRTVSPLECAVDLLPAQPSQPQSCLTNFQAFEQIPSTTWSAKTPQILINGLESVEGNLFLGGGSWHKDFNAAALQGEFHSPCVVGPQSLELLDYSNTNLTGEIQPYFYDYEYAIDPVIDHGLFIL; encoded by the exons ATGCCTGATATGGACGGTTTCAAGCTTCTGGAACTCGTTGGACTTGAGATGGACCTTCCAGTTATAA TGATGTCTGTTGATGGAGAAACAAGCAGGGTTATGAAGGGTGTACAGCACGGTGCATGCGATTATCTTTTAAAGCCTATTAGGATGAAGGAGCTAAGAAACATATGGCAGCATGTAGTTAGGAAGAGGATGCAAGAATCACGAGACATAGAAAATCACGAAGGAGACCAATTCGATGAAGCTTGGATGTTTAATGGAATTGAACTACAATcgggaaagaaaagaaaagattttGATTACAAATTTGACGAGAGAGAAACAAGTGATTCTAGAAGTGGCGACCCTTCCTCTGTGAAGAAGCCTAGGGTAGTTTGGACGGTAGATCTCCATCAGAAATTTGTCAAAGCTGTAAATCACATTGGATTCGATA AGGTCGGTCCGAAGAAGATTTTGGACTTAATGGGTGTACCTTGGTTGACTCGAGAAAATGTTGCTAGCCACTTGCAG AAGTATCGCCTATACTTGACGAGGTTGCAGAAAGAGAACGAGCTTAAAGCCTCGTCCAGTGGGACAAAGCACCCGGATCTCTCTCCAAAAGAATCCCCTTCAAGTGCGTGCCTTCAGAATTTAGTTGACGTGAAACCAAGTAAGTCAACAAATGGAAAGTACGCTTTTCATGGGGAAAAATTTTGTGTGCAAGAGGTTGAGTCCAGAAATTACAAGGGCGAGGTTAAGGCTGCTGCTCCGTTGTCAACAACGGGCGTGAGCAGGGCTCAAGTAGGTGAAAATTGTGATTCTCAGAAGAGTATCAGTTGTTCAAAAGCGAGCTGGGCTAGTGAAGTTTCCAAAACCGGTTTCAAACATGAATTCAAGCCGCAGATTCAAACAGAGGACAATGTTAACCATCTACCTTCACCGAAGCTTCCTCGAAATGTCCCTCTCGATCAAGCACAACCTCTCCTCAATCTTGCGCCTCACAAAGACATAAACCCCGGGGAAATAAAGAGTAAGCCTGGCAACATCAATACCGAAAATCCCGGGGTAAGAACAGTGTCTCCGTTAGAATGTGCTGTAGACTTGTTGCCTGCTCAGCCTTCTCAGCCTCAGAGTTGCTTGACAAATTTTCAAGCTTTCGAGCAAATTCCCAGTACTACATGGAGCGCGAAGACTCCCCAGATTCTAATCAACGGTTTAGAATCCGTAGAGGGAAACCTTTTCCTTGGAGGTGGATCATGGCACAAGGATTTTAATGCTGCTGCTCTTCAAGGTGAATTTCATTCCCCATGTGTTGTTGGGCCTCAAAGTTTAGAGCTTTTGGACTACAGCAACACAAACCTCACTGGTGAAATacaaccttacttttatgactATGAGTATGCCATTGATCCTGTGATAGATCATGGTCTGTTTATATTATGA
- the LOC116025656 gene encoding two-component response regulator ORR26 isoform X3 — MKGVQHGACDYLLKPIRMKELRNIWQHVVRKRMQESRDIENHEGDQFDEAWMFNGIELQSGKKRKDFDYKFDERETSDSRSGDPSSVKKPRVVWTVDLHQKFVKAVNHIGFDKVGPKKILDLMGVPWLTRENVASHLQKYRLYLTRLQKENELKASSSGTKHPDLSPKESPSSACLQNLVDVKPSKSTNGKYAFHGEKFCVQEVESRNYKGEVKAAAPLSTTGVSRAQVGENCDSQKSISCSKASWASEVSKTGFKHEFKPQIQTEDNVNHLPSPKLPRNVPLDQAQPLLNLAPHKDINPGEIKSKPGNINTENPGVRTVSPLECAVDLLPAQPSQPQSCLTNFQAFEQIPSTTWSAKTPQILINGLESVEGNLFLGGGSWHKDFNAAALQGEFHSPCVVGPQSLELLDYSNTNLTGEIQPYFYDYEYAIDPVIDHGLFIL, encoded by the exons ATGAAGGGTGTACAGCACGGTGCATGCGATTATCTTTTAAAGCCTATTAGGATGAAGGAGCTAAGAAACATATGGCAGCATGTAGTTAGGAAGAGGATGCAAGAATCACGAGACATAGAAAATCACGAAGGAGACCAATTCGATGAAGCTTGGATGTTTAATGGAATTGAACTACAATcgggaaagaaaagaaaagattttGATTACAAATTTGACGAGAGAGAAACAAGTGATTCTAGAAGTGGCGACCCTTCCTCTGTGAAGAAGCCTAGGGTAGTTTGGACGGTAGATCTCCATCAGAAATTTGTCAAAGCTGTAAATCACATTGGATTCGATA AGGTCGGTCCGAAGAAGATTTTGGACTTAATGGGTGTACCTTGGTTGACTCGAGAAAATGTTGCTAGCCACTTGCAG AAGTATCGCCTATACTTGACGAGGTTGCAGAAAGAGAACGAGCTTAAAGCCTCGTCCAGTGGGACAAAGCACCCGGATCTCTCTCCAAAAGAATCCCCTTCAAGTGCGTGCCTTCAGAATTTAGTTGACGTGAAACCAAGTAAGTCAACAAATGGAAAGTACGCTTTTCATGGGGAAAAATTTTGTGTGCAAGAGGTTGAGTCCAGAAATTACAAGGGCGAGGTTAAGGCTGCTGCTCCGTTGTCAACAACGGGCGTGAGCAGGGCTCAAGTAGGTGAAAATTGTGATTCTCAGAAGAGTATCAGTTGTTCAAAAGCGAGCTGGGCTAGTGAAGTTTCCAAAACCGGTTTCAAACATGAATTCAAGCCGCAGATTCAAACAGAGGACAATGTTAACCATCTACCTTCACCGAAGCTTCCTCGAAATGTCCCTCTCGATCAAGCACAACCTCTCCTCAATCTTGCGCCTCACAAAGACATAAACCCCGGGGAAATAAAGAGTAAGCCTGGCAACATCAATACCGAAAATCCCGGGGTAAGAACAGTGTCTCCGTTAGAATGTGCTGTAGACTTGTTGCCTGCTCAGCCTTCTCAGCCTCAGAGTTGCTTGACAAATTTTCAAGCTTTCGAGCAAATTCCCAGTACTACATGGAGCGCGAAGACTCCCCAGATTCTAATCAACGGTTTAGAATCCGTAGAGGGAAACCTTTTCCTTGGAGGTGGATCATGGCACAAGGATTTTAATGCTGCTGCTCTTCAAGGTGAATTTCATTCCCCATGTGTTGTTGGGCCTCAAAGTTTAGAGCTTTTGGACTACAGCAACACAAACCTCACTGGTGAAATacaaccttacttttatgactATGAGTATGCCATTGATCCTGTGATAGATCATGGTCTGTTTATATTATGA